A genomic segment from Nicotiana sylvestris chromosome 1, ASM39365v2, whole genome shotgun sequence encodes:
- the LOC138869265 gene encoding uncharacterized protein: protein MVVVVVVIVVVVVVVVAVVAVVAVVAVVAVVAVVAVVAVVAVVAVVAVVAVVAVVAVVAVVAVVAVVAVVAVVAVVVVVVVAVVAVVVVVIVVVVVVVVVVLRGSSDSDSSGSGSSGSSGSSSSGSSGSCSSSSSSSSGGGSGGSSGSSGSSGSGSDSGSDSGNGNGSGSDSGSGNGSGSGGSGGGRGSRGSGGSGSSGSSGSSGSSSSSSNSSSSSSSSSSSSSRSSSSSSSSSSSSSCSSCSCCCCRCSSCSSCSSCSSSSSSSSSSSSSRSSSSSSSSSSSSSSSSSSSSSSSSSISSSSSSSSSSSSSSRSSSSSSSSSSSSSSSSSSSSSSSSSSSSSGSSSSSSSSSSGSSSSSSGSSGSSGSSGSSGSSSSGSSGSSSSSRSSSSSSSSSSSSRSSSSSSSSSSSSSSSSSSSSSSSRSSSSSSSSSSSSSSSSSSSSSSSSSSSSSSSSSSSSSSSSSSSSSSSSSSSSSSSSSSSSSSSSSSSSSSSSSSRSSSSSSSSSSSSSSSSSSSSSSSSSSSSSSSSSSSSSSSSSSSSSSSSSSSSSSSSSSSSSSSSSSSRRSSSRSRSSSSSSSSSSSSSSSSSSSSSGSSSSGSSSGSSSSGSSSSSSGSSSSSSGSSSSSSSSSSSSSSSSSSSSSSSSSSSSSSSSSSSSSSSSSSSSSSSSSSSSSSSSSSSSSSSSSSSSSSSSSSSSSSSSSSSSSSSSSSSSSSSSSSNSSRRSSSSSGSSSGSSSGSSSGSSSGSGSSSRSRSRSRSRSSSRSSSSSSSSSSSSSSSSSSSSSSSGSSSSGSSSSGSSSSSSGSSSSSSGSSSSSSSSRIRARVVLDPTVNEADGRGSFVNCNVGWSYDCEFGT, encoded by the exons atggtagtagtggtagtagtgatagtagtggtagtagtggtagtagtggcaGTAGTGGCAGTCGTGGCAGTCGTGGCAGTCGTGGCAGTCGTGGCAGTCGTGGCAGTAGTGGCAGTAGTGGCAGTAGTGGCAGTAGTGGCAGTCGTGGCAGTCGTGGCAGTCGTGGCAGTAGTGGCAGTAGTGGCAGTAGTGGCAGTAGTGGCAGTAGTTGCAGTAGTGgcagtagtggtagtagtagtagtggcagTAGTGGCAGTAGTGGTAGTAGTgatagtagtggtagtggtagtggtagtggtagtg ctaCGTGGTAGTAGTGATAGTgatagtagtggtagtggtagtagtggaagtagtggtagtagtagtagtggtagtagtggtagttgtagtagtagtagtagtagtagtagtggtggtggtagtggtggtagtagtggtagtagtggtagtagtggtagtggtagtgataGTGGTAGTGATAGTGGTAATGGTAATGGTAGTGGTAGTGATAGTGGTAGTGGTaatggtagtggtagtggtggtagtggtggtggtCGTGGTAGtcgtggtagtggtggtagtggtagcaGTGGTAGCAGTGGTAGCAGtggtagcagtagtagcagtagtaacagtagtagtagcagtagtagtagcagtagtagtagcagtaggagtagcagtagtagtagcagtagtagtagcagtagtagttgCAGTAGTTGCAGCTGTTGCTGTTGTAGGTGCAGTAGTTGCAGTAGTTGCAGTAGttgcagcagtagcagcagcagtagcagcagcagtagcagtagcagaagtagtagcagtagtagtagcagtagtagtagcagtagtagcagtagcagcagtagtagcagtagcagtagtagcattagcagtagcagcagtagtagtagtagcagtagtagcagtagtaggagtagtagtagtagta gtagtagtagtagtagtagtagtagtagtagtagtagtagtagtagtagtagtagtagtagtagtagtagtggtagtagtagtagtagtagtagtagtagtagtggtagtagtagtagtagtagtggtagtagtggtagtagtggtagtagtggtagtagtggtagta gtagtagtggtagtagtggtagtagtagtagtagtcgcagcagcagtagtagcagcagtagtagtagcagcagtaggagtagcagcagtagcagtagcagcagtagcagcagtagcagcagtagcagcagtagtagtagcagcagtaggagtagcagcagtagcagtagcagcagtagcagcagtagcagcagtagcagcagtagtagcagtagcagcagtagtagcagtagtagcagtagtagcagtagtagcagtagtagcagtagtagcagcagtagcagtagcagtagcagtagcagcagcagtagcagcagcagtagcagtagcagtagtagcagcagtagcagtagcagtagcagtagcagtagcaggagcagtagcagcagcagtagcagcagcagtagcagcagcagcagcagcagcagcagtagcagtagtagcagtagtagcagtagtagcagtagtagcagtagcagcagtagtagcagtagcagcagtagtagcagtagcagtagcagtagcagtagcagcagcagcagcagtagcagcagcagcagtagcagtagtagtagtcg caggagcagtagcaggagcaggagcagcagcagtagcagcagcagtagcagcagcagtagcagcagcagtagcagcagcagtagcggtAGCAGCAGTAGCGGTAGCAGTAGCGGTAGCAGCAGTAGcggtagcagtagcagcagtagcggtagcagtagcagcagtagcggtagcagtagcagtagcagcagtagcagtagtagtagcagcagtagtagtagtagtagtagcagtagtagtagtagtagtagcagtagtagtagtagtagtagcagtagtagtagtagtagtagcagtagtagtagtagtagtagcagtagtagtagtagtagtagcagtagtagtagtagtagtagcagtagtagtagtagtagtagtagtagtagtagtagtagtagtagtagtagtagcagtagtagtagtagtagtagcagtagtagtagtagtagtagcagtagtagtagtaatagtagtCG tcgtagtagtagtagtagtggtagtagtagtggtagtagtagtggtagtagtagtggtagtagtagtggtagtggtagtagtagcaGGAGCAGGAGCAGGAGCAGGAGCAGGAGCAGTAGCaggagcagtagcagcagcagtagcagcagcagtagcagcagcagtagcagcagcagtagcagcagcagtagcggtAGCAGCAGTAGCGGTAGCAGCAGTAGcggtagcagtagcagcagtagcggtagcagtagcagcagtagcggtagcagtagcagtagcagcagtagca